The genomic interval GACGGCGACGATCAACGGGGCCAACCTGCAGGTGCTGGCCGCCGGTCCGGAGATGCTGGTGTTTCACGCTACGACCACCGCGCCGGTCTACCTGGATGACTTTCGTCTGTTCGCCCTACCGATGGGTGGGCGACCGGTGATCTGGCAGTTCTCCCGCGCTTTCCAGGGTATGCAGTACGCCTCGCCGAACAGCTGCTTTGCCTTGCTGGCAGTAGACGCGGCCTTCACGCCGCCAGCGCTATGCTCCGGGCCGCTGGTGATCATCCGCATTCCGCTGGAACAGACCTTCTGGTACGACAGTCTGCAGGGGCAGCGCAACAGCCTGTTTGTCCTCAGCCAGCGCGGGCGGCTGTTGGCCAACTGCCAGAATCCGGCCCAGGCCTGTGGCTTCTTCCTGGAGGCAGCGCCGGCCCCCGCGGGGGGTGCGGGTGGACGCCCGGCCCGTGTCACCCGGACAATCCAGCTGGTCTATACGCCCGACAGCCTGACGCTGCTCAACCAGAGTGGGCAACGGCTTTCCCTGCGCGGTTTGGAACTGGTCAACGGCGCAGTGACGCTGAGCAGTACCATATGGAACCTCAGTGCCAGCACGGCTTCGATCGATACCTTCCCGGCGGGCGACTGCTTGGAGGTCTGGGCCTTCGGCGCACCAACCCAACCCAAACCGCCGGGCTGCAAGATCCGCCATGCCTGGACGACCATCCGGCCCAACCAGCTTCTGTGGGCCAGCGGGACGTTCACCGTCCGTTACCGCGGGAATCAGGTCGCCACCTGCGAGGCCGCCGCGGGTGAATGTACGTTCGAACTGCCGTAGTCAGTCCGGCGACGCAGCGGTATACTGACAGAAGCGTACGGCTTGATCTGGTAGCCGGGCGGCGTAGACGCCCGGCATTCCATCCTGGTCGCCGAGGAGCAAGGCCGATCATGGATATGATCGCGCTGGAAGTGGTCTATGCCAACGCCCCGGAGGGGGCTGTGCCGCCGGAGCACCGTGCCGATCATCGCCGGAGGGTGCTGGCAGCACTGGCCCCCACGGAGCCGATTCACTTCTACTTCTGGGATGCTGATGTCAGCGGCCTGCTGCTGTTCACCGATCGGCGCATCCTGCAATTCCCGCGCCTGCAAGTCCGGCGCGGGCTGTTTAGCTTCACCTACCGTTTTGAGACACAGGAATACCCCTACAGCGTCATCCTGCGTGTGGAGACGGCGCGGCCAACCTTCTTTGAATTCGCCCGCCTGATCCTGCATTGCCGCGACCGGGCTGTGTGCATCGGCCTGACGCGCATCGACCCACAGGCGCACGAGGCGATGGCCGCCACACTGCGCCAGCTGGTGACAGCCTGGCAGGACAGTTCCCCACCGGAACCCGATCAGGTGACCGGGCCACTGGCTGACCGCCTGAAGGCGCTTGACGATCTGCTGGAAAGCGGGGCGCTGGATGAAACGGAATACCGCCAGGCTCGGCGGCGGCTGCTGGGGCTTTTCAATAATCGAACAGGGAGTAAGCTAGAAAGAGAGGGAAAGCCAAGAGCAGGGGAGTAAGAAGAAGACAATGACGCTCTTGTCGTGTCTGCGACGGATACCTGACCCGCGTTCGCGTCAC from Anaerolineae bacterium carries:
- a CDS encoding SHOCT domain-containing protein yields the protein MDMIALEVVYANAPEGAVPPEHRADHRRRVLAALAPTEPIHFYFWDADVSGLLLFTDRRILQFPRLQVRRGLFSFTYRFETQEYPYSVILRVETARPTFFEFARLILHCRDRAVCIGLTRIDPQAHEAMAATLRQLVTAWQDSSPPEPDQVTGPLADRLKALDDLLESGALDETEYRQARRRLLGLFNNRTGSKLEREGKPRAGE